A region of the Microcystis aeruginosa FD4 genome:
ATTGAGAAAATCCGCTTCTGTGAGAGAATTTTTACAGTGGGCCGCTAAACGGCGAATCTTGCGATGAGTCACCTTACTAGCGGTTAAATTAGCCACTACTCCATTACTAAAACCAAGGGTGGCAGTGACATAATCGAGATAACCGGAATCAGTGGCAGCGCGACTACCACTAGCGGTTAATTTCACCACAGGAGCGGCGACTAATTCTAAAATTAAATCTATATCGTGGATCATTAAATCTAACACCACCGACACATCATTAGCGCGCTGGGAATAGGGACTCATGCGATGGGATTCAATCGCTAAAATCTCCTCGGTTTTCAAGACTTTCGATAACTCTTGGAAAGCGGGATTAAAACGCTCGATATGACCCACTTGCAGGATACAATCGTGATCGGCTGCTGCGTTGACTAAAGATTCCGCTTCACTAATACTAGCGGCGATCGGTTTCTCGATCAAGGTATGTACTCCCGCTTGCAGACAGTCCATCCCGACTCGATGGTGTAACCGCGTGGGGACAGCGATACAAACCGCATCTACCCTAGGTAAGAGGTCTAAATAATTTTCAAAAAAACGGACTCGGTATTTACTGGCAGTTTCCAGTCCCTTTTCGACGTTGACATCGGCCACCCCGACGAATTCCACGTCTTTTAATAAACTCAGGATGCGACTATGGTGTTGTCCCATGTTACCGACCCCGATAACCCCGACTTTAATCGGTTTCAGTTGATTTCTATTACCCGGAAAGTTTGCTGGTTGATTGGACATGAATTTTAGACTCCTGTGTTCACACTCCTCACACCACTTGATTAAATTAATCAAGCTGATTTTGTCCATTAATTACCAAGATGGTATCATGGTTATCCAGATTCTGACACGATGTCGGTGTCAATGGGGGTTCTAAGAAGATTTTCTGATTTCATCTGCGGGTTTTTACTCCTAAATGCTTATCAAAACATCATCCCTGAGTAGCGAGGACTACATTCAGCTAAATTTTAACTATGGACAATTCAACGGATTTGAACTCCTTACGGGGATTAAGTGTTTTTTTGCTAGGAATGATGGGGGCCGGCAAATCCACCCTGGGAGAGTTGCTTTCCCGACGTTTACAATATCGTTTTTTTGATACAGATATATTAATAGAAAGGGTCGCGGGAAAGAAAATCAGGGAAATTTTTGCCGACGAGGGAGAAGCGACTTTTCGGGAGTTAGAAACCCAAGTTTTGGCCGAATTATCCTCTCTGACTAAAACTGTGATTGCTACCGGGGGAGGGATGGTTTTAAAACCGATAAATTGGAGTTATCTTCGTCACGGTTTAATGATTTGGTTAGATGTTCCTCTGGAAGTCTTGGTTAAACGTTTAAAACAAGATACCTCTCGTCCCTTGCTTGAGTCCACTGATTTAGAAAGTAAACTGGAATTATTATTAGAACAAAGACGAGGACTTTATGCAGAAGCAGATCTTCGGATTGTTGTTTCTGACCTAGATACACCTGCTGATATCGTTGAGAAAATTTTAACAGCAATACCGACGGTGATTAAAGATTTTCATCCAGAAAGGGATCATAACTAATGACAGCAGCTTCAATTTTTGATTTACCTGAACTAATTCCTGACCGAGAAATTCTGGAAATTTTGGCCCAAAGTCAGGCTATTCGTCTGGAAAGAATTATTTCCACTGGTCAAACCACTCCCATCGGTCAATGGTACGATCAATCTGACTTTGAATGGGTAATTTTATTACAGGGTTTTGCCGAGATTAGTTATGAAGATGGCAGCCGAGTTAATCTGCAAGCAGGGGATTATCTACTGATTCCTCCTCACCAAAAACATCGAGTCGAATTGACTAGCAATAATCCCCCTTGTATTTGGTTAGCTATCCATTATCGCTAGTAAAATCTAGTTTCTAACTAGGGTCTGCTGAATAAATCTAAAAACCTTGTTGGATAAGACTTTTGGACTTTTTTCCCCTCAAAAAGTGCCAGCCATTGGAGTGATCGGGGGTAAAATTAAGGTACTTTTTCCCTGAAAATTAGGTAACTGACTACCTCAAAATCGGTAAAACCCTACACCCTACACCCTACACCCTACACCCCACACCCTGCCCCCACCAACAAACTTTTTCAGCAGACCCTGACTATTGCCAGCGATCGAATAAATCGGTTAAAACGATATTAGAAAACAAAAAACCTTCAGGGTCGCTTAATCTGACCCTGCTATCCCCCTCAATTATTACTAGATTACGCTGTTTATGCGGCTCTAAGACCTCTAAAATTGTTTTTTTGATTTCCGAACCAAAATTAGCTTCAATGGCGGGTAAACTCACTCCTTCCGCTAACCTTAACCCCAGCATCAAGGTTTCGAGAAGATCATCGATAAAACTATTTTTCTCCACCTCAATTGGGCAGCCTTCTTTCACCCAAGCGAAATATTCACGACTTTTGCGCGGACGGGTAAAACGTTGTTGATGAAGATAACTAGCAGCCCCCATACCAAAACCGTAATAGGGACGATTTTCCCAGTAAACTCGATTATGGCGGCATTGATAACCCAGTTTAGCATAGTTAGAAATCTCGTAATGTTGATAACCAGCTAAAGCTAGTTTTTCACCAGCTAAAACATACATTTTCGCCGTGGTTTCATCATCGGGTAAGGGTTTTTTCCCCGGTTGATACTGTTTACCGAAAGGAGTAACCGCTTCTAAGACCAAATCGTAACAGGAAAGATGGGCCGGCTGCAGTTCGATCGCTTTTTCTAGGGAATTTTCCCAATCTGTGAGGGTTTGTTGTGGCAATCCCGAAATCAAATCCAAACTATAGTTAACTATTCCCAATCCCCGAATTAATTCCACTGCCTGATAGATATCCTGAACAGTATGCGATCGACCAGAAACCTGTAATAATGGTTCTTGAAAAGCCTGTACTCCTAAACTAACCCGATTGACTCCTGCGCTAAGATAACCCTGTAATTGTTCTAAACTAAAGGTAGCCGGATCAATCTCCATAGAAATCTCTATATCGGCCGCAAAATCAAACTTTTTGGCTAAAGTATCTAGAATTGTCCCTAATAATTCCACTGGTAACAGGGAAGGAGTCCCCCCCCCCAAAAAAAATTGTTTCTAGAGGTTTCCCGGTTCCCTGACTAAGGCTAATTTCTTGTTGTAATATTTCCCCATACTCAATCACGGGGGGAAAAGTCGCTGGATTGGTGTGATTACCGACGACAAAAATCGGGAAATCACAGTAAAAACAGCGCCGACGACAAAAGGGAATATGAATATAAACCGAGGTTACGGGGTGAAAATAGGACATTAAAGCAGTTATCAGTGAACAGTGAACAGTAATCACAGAAAACGGGTTTCTCGGAGAAACCCGTTTTCTACTCATGCACTCATGCAAAACGGAGAATAAATAATCAGTTTTTAATAACTGGATTTAATATCCTACAGCCTTTCTCGTCAAGGTGAAGCAGAGACTAACCCTTGCTAATCAAGCATTTTAGATGCAAGAACGAACCTCATCTATCTGAGAAACGCTGTAACTCGCATCTGATAACTGATTCAAGGCTGAGGACTGTAATTTCGTTTATCTTCGTTAAGATGTATTATGGCTGGGGAGAACATCTCCTAGAATGAAAGCAACTTTCCCGACACAAATTAGGAGAAACCCACGGATATAATATAAAAGCATCCATACTCATTATTTTATCTACCATCATTCCCCTCTATCCTCTCTGGTATTATCCCCATGCTTGATGCTGTCATAATTTTACTATTCGTCTTCGCTATTGCCAGTATTGGTTATAGTGGTGTGGACTTGCTGCCGGTTACTGTCCAGTCGCAAATCAGCAATATTGAAGCTTTACGCTGGTTATCGGCGGGTTTTGCCTCAATTATTGGTTTAGCCCTTGGTTTAGTTGCCCAAACTACCTATCGTCGTCTAGAAATCCAAGTACGACAAACTCCGATCGAAGTTATTTTAACCCGTTCGGTCGGTCTAGTTATCGGTTTGTTGATTGCTAATCTGATCCTAGCTCCGATTTTCTTCCTACCGATTCCCAGAGAATTCTCGTTTATCAAGCCGATAATCGCCATTTTAGGCAGTGTTATGTTTTCCTATCTGGGGGTTAGTTTAGCTGATACCCACGGTCGCACTTTTTTGCGTCTGATTAACCCCAATAGTATGGAATCAATTTTAGTGGCAGAGGGAACCCTGCAAGCGGCCGCCACCAAAGTTGTTGACACCAGTTGTATTATCGATGGTCGTATCGAACAATTGTTAGACACGGGATTTGTCGAGGGACAGATACTCATTCCCCAATTTATCCTTCAGGAATTGCAACAGTTAGCGGATGGCAGTAACGACCAAAAACGAGTTAGAGGAAGACGAGGATTAGATATCTTAAACCGGATGCAGCAAGAATTCCCTGATCGCATTGTCATTCATCCGGCCGATTATGAGGATATTAGCACTGTAGATGCTAAATTAGTCCATCTTGCCCAAGAAATTAACGCCACCTTGCTCACTAACGATTATAATCTCAGTAAAGTGGCCAATCTGCAAAAAGTCACCATCTTGAATGTCAACGATCTCGCTCAAGCAGTACGCCCGATCTACTTGCCCGGGGATACGTTGGATCTGAAAATTCTTAAAGCAGGAAAAGAACCCACCCAAGGCATCGGTTATCTAGAAGATGGCACGATGGTAGTGGTAGAAGAAGGAAAAGATTATCTAGGGGGAGAATTACGGGTAGTGGTGACATCTGCACTGCAAACCTCTGCTGGACGGATGATTTTTGCGAAACCCCAAAATTCCCTGATTGCTTAAAGGGAATAAAACCTAAAAAAGCCTCAAATACAGGGCCAGAGGGGATTGTATTTGAGGAATTTCATTTTTTAAGGGAAGTTAAGTCACTAACTGAACCATCTAGCCAATTTATATCTAAGGGACTTGCGTGGGAATAATATCCCAGCTTTGAAAATCACTCTGTAGAAGAATCAGACCAGCCAGATGGCATATTATCAAAGCGCAAGTCCCTTTTTGTCCACAATGTAGGGGCGAACTGCGTTCGCCCAAAAGGTACATTATCAAAGCGCAAGTCCCTAAATTAGGCCGGTTTATTGATTACAGCCATGGACTGACGAGCAAAACCGAAATAACTATCCCAGAATTGTTTCTGACTATCGAGGGCAACTTTGGTGGCGGTTTCTTGGGCGGTTAGATAGGATTTAACCCATTCTTGTTGATATTCGAGGGATTTAACCAAAGTTTCCGGAAACTCAAACACTGATGTAGTCGAGGGAACACCATTACCCCAAGCGGACAGAAGCAGTTTCTGCCATTCGGCTAGGTATTTTTGGTATTCTTCAAGATAATTGGTGTTCATAGAAGTCAAACCGCTAACTAGCCCATCTGGAAGGAGATGGTGAGAAAGTGGGGCGGTGTTGCCACCTTCTCGAAAGCAAAACCGGTGCCGAGATAAAATATAATATTCTATCCCTTCTTTAATTATAACCTGAGTTTGTGATCAGCCCCAATCTTTATGAGATCGCCGTCAGCCCGTCCTATTTTTTGGTGACTGGGAACTAACGCTAAAATAGTCCTACTCTAGCCATTTTCTCCCAACTATGATCGATCGCCCTATTCATGTAATTGGTGGAGGATTAGCGGGGACTGAGGCGGCGTGGCAGATAGCCCAAGCAGGTATTCCCGTGATCCTGCACGAAATGCGCCCAATTCGCTCTAGTCCCGCCCATCATAGCCAATTTTTAGCCGAATTAGTCTGTAGTAACTCCTTTGGTGCCATGGCAGTGGATCGCGCTACTGGGTTACTCCATGAAGAATTACGACGCTTAAACTCTCTAGTTATTGCCCAGGCCGATCAGCATAGTGTCCCCGCAGGAGGGGCTTTAGCGGTCGATCGAGGGGTCTTTAGTCGAAATTTGACGGAAATCTTGGCCAACCACCCTCTAATCACCTTAAAACGTCAGGAGATCACGGAAATTCCCCGGGATGGTATCGTCGTTTTAACCACCGGACCGTTAACCAGTGCTGCTTTAGCCGCAGATCTGCAAAATTTCACGGGTCTGGACTATCTGAGTTTTTTTGATGCCGCTAGTCCGATTATTCTAGGGGAATCGATTGATCAATCGATCGCTTTTCTGGCCTCTCGTTACGATAAAGGTGAGGCCGCCTATCTCAATTGTCCCATGGATCGGGAACAATACCTGCATTTCTGGCAAGAGTTAAAACAGGCAGAACAGGCAGAATTAAAGGATTTTGAGCGAGAAAATGCCAAATTTTTCGAGGCTTGCCTACCAATCGAAGAATTAGCCTGTCGGGGAGAAGATACCATGCGTTTTGGTCCCCTGAAACCGGTGGGATTAGCGGATACCAGATATCCGGATCAACGTCCCTATGCAGTTATACAGTTGCGAATGGAAGATAAAGCGGGGCAATTGTGGAATATGGTGGGATTTCAAACTAATTTAAAATGGGGTGAACAAACACGAGT
Encoded here:
- a CDS encoding Gfo/Idh/MocA family protein, with the protein product MSNQPANFPGNRNQLKPIKVGVIGVGNMGQHHSRILSLLKDVEFVGVADVNVEKGLETASKYRVRFFENYLDLLPRVDAVCIAVPTRLHHRVGMDCLQAGVHTLIEKPIAASISEAESLVNAAADHDCILQVGHIERFNPAFQELSKVLKTEEILAIESHRMSPYSQRANDVSVVLDLMIHDIDLILELVAAPVVKLTASGSRAATDSGYLDYVTATLGFSNGVVANLTASKVTHRKIRRLAAHCKNSLTEADFLNNEILIHRQTTANYSTDYGQVLYRQDGLIEKVYTSNIEPLHAELEHFVHCVRGGDQPSVGGEQALKALRLASLIEQIALDGRVWQQSDWNYQYLNSPVITAS
- a CDS encoding shikimate kinase; translated protein: MDNSTDLNSLRGLSVFLLGMMGAGKSTLGELLSRRLQYRFFDTDILIERVAGKKIREIFADEGEATFRELETQVLAELSSLTKTVIATGGGMVLKPINWSYLRHGLMIWLDVPLEVLVKRLKQDTSRPLLESTDLESKLELLLEQRRGLYAEADLRIVVSDLDTPADIVEKILTAIPTVIKDFHPERDHN
- a CDS encoding cupin domain-containing protein gives rise to the protein MTAASIFDLPELIPDREILEILAQSQAIRLERIISTGQTTPIGQWYDQSDFEWVILLQGFAEISYEDGSRVNLQAGDYLLIPPHQKHRVELTSNNPPCIWLAIHYR
- a CDS encoding PIN/TRAM domain-containing protein translates to MLDAVIILLFVFAIASIGYSGVDLLPVTVQSQISNIEALRWLSAGFASIIGLALGLVAQTTYRRLEIQVRQTPIEVILTRSVGLVIGLLIANLILAPIFFLPIPREFSFIKPIIAILGSVMFSYLGVSLADTHGRTFLRLINPNSMESILVAEGTLQAAATKVVDTSCIIDGRIEQLLDTGFVEGQILIPQFILQELQQLADGSNDQKRVRGRRGLDILNRMQQEFPDRIVIHPADYEDISTVDAKLVHLAQEINATLLTNDYNLSKVANLQKVTILNVNDLAQAVRPIYLPGDTLDLKILKAGKEPTQGIGYLEDGTMVVVEEGKDYLGGELRVVVTSALQTSAGRMIFAKPQNSLIA
- the trmFO gene encoding FADH(2)-oxidizing methylenetetrahydrofolate--tRNA-(uracil(54)-C(5))-methyltransferase TrmFO, translating into MIDRPIHVIGGGLAGTEAAWQIAQAGIPVILHEMRPIRSSPAHHSQFLAELVCSNSFGAMAVDRATGLLHEELRRLNSLVIAQADQHSVPAGGALAVDRGVFSRNLTEILANHPLITLKRQEITEIPRDGIVVLTTGPLTSAALAADLQNFTGLDYLSFFDAASPIILGESIDQSIAFLASRYDKGEAAYLNCPMDREQYLHFWQELKQAEQAELKDFERENAKFFEACLPIEELACRGEDTMRFGPLKPVGLADTRYPDQRPYAVIQLRMEDKAGQLWNMVGFQTNLKWGEQTRVFRLIPGLEKAEFVRMGVMHKNTFINSPQLLSSSLQFKSRPTLLAAGQLIGTEGYTAAAAGGWLAGTNAARLALGLETVTLPTTTMMGSLFEFISSAEPKHFQPMPPNFGILPNFTRKIRNKRERYGQYADRSLQDLEAWMNQLKTPCLV